A section of the Falco peregrinus isolate bFalPer1 chromosome 3, bFalPer1.pri, whole genome shotgun sequence genome encodes:
- the LOC101920884 gene encoding uncharacterized protein LOC101920884 isoform X2, translating into MFRSIVNFTVLSAEQKPKLLARFILILLVGSFDVICAIILIQSQSMMAFRVGGALESLQSQYFMLNLCFSMLTFDLQAQLCLCVLLISLHEITLLHNIISATGVLWACLKVTISIIAILKELKPLVWIFLSQNVPEVVYLIYLLYTCFLPMEGSTLEHPPCVVSAALTE; encoded by the exons ATGTTCCGTTCCATTGTCAACTTCACAGTTCTCTCTGCTGAACAAAAGCCGAAACTCCTG GCCCGGTTCATTCTGATCCTCTTGGTTGGCTCCTTTGATGTGATCTGTGCCATCATCCTCATTCAGAGTCAAAGCATGATGGCCTTTCGAGTAGGTGGTGCTCTAGAAAGCCTGCAGTCACAATACTTCATGCTGAACCTCTGTTTTTCCATGTTGACCTTTGATCTTCAGGCACAG CTCTGCTTGTGTGTTCTGCTGATAAGCCTGCACGAGATCACCCTTCTCCATAACATCATCTCAGCAACAGGGGTTCTTTGGGCCTGCCTGAAGGTGACCATTAGCATCATCGCA attttaaaagaactgaaaccTCTAGTGTGGATTTTTCTGAGTCAGAATGTACCTGAAGTAGTTTATCTCATCTACCTGCTTTACACG TGTTTTCTTCCTATGGAAGGATCGACTCTTGAGCATCCCCCTTGTGTTGTATCTGCAGCTCTTACAGAGTGA
- the LOC101920884 gene encoding uncharacterized protein LOC101920884 isoform X1: MFRSIVNFTVLSAEQKPKLLARFILILLVGSFDVICAIILIQSQSMMAFRVGGALESLQSQYFMLNLCFSMLTFDLQAQLCLCVLLISLHEITLLHNIISATGVLWACLKVTISIIAILKELKPLVWIFLSQNVPEVVYLIYLLYTVIREWGKGNSYTLEAAFITGSCISVAIKSVLFWALIHVYRSFGQGLRERMFSSYGRIDS; this comes from the exons ATGTTCCGTTCCATTGTCAACTTCACAGTTCTCTCTGCTGAACAAAAGCCGAAACTCCTG GCCCGGTTCATTCTGATCCTCTTGGTTGGCTCCTTTGATGTGATCTGTGCCATCATCCTCATTCAGAGTCAAAGCATGATGGCCTTTCGAGTAGGTGGTGCTCTAGAAAGCCTGCAGTCACAATACTTCATGCTGAACCTCTGTTTTTCCATGTTGACCTTTGATCTTCAGGCACAG CTCTGCTTGTGTGTTCTGCTGATAAGCCTGCACGAGATCACCCTTCTCCATAACATCATCTCAGCAACAGGGGTTCTTTGGGCCTGCCTGAAGGTGACCATTAGCATCATCGCA attttaaaagaactgaaaccTCTAGTGTGGATTTTTCTGAGTCAGAATGTACCTGAAGTAGTTTATCTCATCTACCTGCTTTACACG GTGATAAGGGAGTGGGGCAAAGGGAATTCTTACACTCTGGAAGCTGCTTTCATTACCGGCTCTTGCATTTCTGTTgcaataaaatctgttttgttttgggcaCTGATTCATGTCTACCGCAGCTTTGGGCAGGGGCTGAGAGAAAGAA TGTTTTCTTCCTATGGAAGGATCGACTCTTGA